From Varibaculum massiliense, a single genomic window includes:
- a CDS encoding DUF3117 domain-containing protein, producing MAAMKPRTGDGPLEVAEDGARTEEGREVVLRLPALGGGRLVIEMSKKEVIDLAAAIHQLYPDET from the coding sequence ATGGCAGCAATGAAACCGCGAACCGGAGATGGTCCGTTAGAAGTAGCAGAGGACGGTGCGCGCACAGAAGAAGGTCGGGAAGTCGTATTGCGGCTACCAGCTTTGGGAGGCGGACGCCTGGTTATCGAAATGAGCAAGAAAGAAGTCATCGATTTAGCGGCAGCTATCCATCAGCTCTATCCCGACGAAACCTAA
- a CDS encoding DeoR/GlpR family DNA-binding transcription regulator, whose translation MLAHQRHDEILQQVNQNGSVRVTDLVTQLDVSEMTVRRDIRVLAAKGLLKRVHGGAIRLEGAPGGGNLPVSAPSGEEKILAQAALETIRPGSNVFIGGGGCGTILAKLITESEFFSSLTVATNYLPVAKILDHAQQGQRDKGSAPAKVIIFGGQPENYENLGPLTLTNASNFYFHSVFIEAEGIDKDTGLSCENIDKAALNRVLIRNCEFTTVMVPTRSWGRTALNVVCPLNQLSRIVSATQPPTEIAEALTQAQIMLDVREP comes from the coding sequence ATGTTAGCGCACCAGCGGCACGATGAAATTTTACAGCAGGTAAATCAAAACGGGTCAGTGCGAGTAACTGATCTGGTAACTCAGCTGGACGTATCAGAAATGACGGTGCGGCGCGATATTCGGGTATTGGCTGCAAAAGGGCTACTCAAGCGGGTTCATGGCGGGGCAATTCGGCTGGAGGGGGCGCCGGGAGGCGGTAATCTCCCCGTGAGTGCTCCCAGCGGAGAAGAAAAAATACTTGCACAAGCCGCCCTAGAAACTATTCGCCCCGGATCAAACGTGTTTATTGGCGGCGGTGGCTGTGGAACGATTCTGGCTAAACTAATAACCGAGAGCGAATTTTTCTCTTCACTTACAGTAGCAACCAACTATTTGCCGGTGGCTAAGATACTTGACCATGCCCAGCAGGGACAACGCGACAAAGGTAGCGCCCCGGCTAAAGTAATTATTTTTGGGGGACAGCCGGAAAACTATGAAAATCTAGGCCCGCTAACCCTGACAAATGCCTCTAATTTTTATTTTCATTCGGTATTTATCGAGGCGGAAGGAATAGACAAAGATACTGGTTTGAGCTGTGAAAATATCGACAAAGCGGCTCTGAATCGCGTGCTGATCCGCAATTGTGAGTTCACCACCGTGATGGTGCCTACCCGAAGTTGGGGACGCACCGCTCTAAACGTAGTTTGTCCCTTGAATCAGCTCTCGCGGATAGTATCTGCTACGCAACCTCCTACAGAAATAGCCGAAGCGCTCACCCAGGCGCAAATAATGTTGGATGTACGCGAACCTTAA
- a CDS encoding YihY/virulence factor BrkB family protein, translating to MQETANSPQLSVRARHREQFSPSFREVRTQAGIVDKAKIFGLWVQRTRIVRSLMRYSNGRGALLAGGIAYSAIFSLAAALTIAVTVFLGLLGRSPHLKDAIFSSLATTLPGVLEWKGSSGILNPSDLVLSNSFSITGIVAVVVLLFSATSVMRAMKSSIRAMFGIDQVPYGVAMEKLRDLLGFAAIAVGVGATGVLTLAHTVIGTQIFSALGVESAFASAMIRIGSFLISATIDGLILWVLIRFVALVRVPRVDLIWGLAMFGLISTLIRSLGTSAVGAVTNPLLASFAAVATLLLWINLLSRVMLISCAFTANPPKALKATQAEDLHAEERPNYVSLSQPLTLDWAHHRLSGLVDLDAPADTSLPGQSPLGTAKKWRSRLVSQSGKPWQGKISAHIDRLITRQEKRIAFLQSLKDSRRDPR from the coding sequence ATGCAAGAAACCGCCAATTCTCCGCAGCTATCAGTGCGTGCTCGGCACCGTGAACAATTCTCCCCTAGCTTCCGCGAGGTGAGAACGCAGGCAGGAATAGTTGATAAAGCCAAGATATTTGGGCTGTGGGTGCAGCGCACCCGGATTGTTCGTTCGCTCATGCGCTACAGCAACGGACGAGGAGCGCTGCTTGCGGGAGGGATTGCCTATTCCGCGATATTTTCGCTAGCTGCCGCGTTAACAATCGCAGTAACGGTATTCCTGGGACTACTTGGTCGCAGCCCGCACCTGAAAGACGCGATTTTTTCTTCTCTGGCGACTACCCTGCCGGGAGTGCTGGAATGGAAGGGATCTTCGGGGATTCTTAACCCTTCAGACTTGGTGCTTTCTAATTCGTTTTCTATCACCGGGATAGTTGCGGTAGTAGTGCTGCTATTTTCAGCCACCTCCGTTATGCGCGCGATGAAATCTTCCATCCGCGCCATGTTTGGAATTGATCAAGTACCCTACGGGGTGGCGATGGAAAAGCTACGTGACCTGCTAGGATTCGCGGCTATTGCTGTCGGAGTGGGCGCTACCGGGGTTTTGACCTTGGCACATACCGTCATTGGTACCCAGATATTTTCGGCACTTGGCGTAGAATCTGCCTTTGCCTCGGCGATGATTCGGATTGGATCTTTTTTAATCAGTGCCACTATCGACGGATTAATCCTGTGGGTTCTGATTCGGTTCGTGGCACTAGTTAGGGTACCCAGAGTCGATTTGATCTGGGGGTTAGCGATGTTCGGGCTGATTTCTACCCTGATTAGATCCTTGGGAACTTCGGCAGTCGGGGCGGTCACTAACCCCTTACTTGCTTCTTTTGCGGCTGTCGCCACGCTGCTGCTGTGGATTAACTTACTCTCGCGAGTGATGTTGATTTCTTGCGCATTTACCGCTAATCCCCCCAAAGCCCTCAAAGCTACCCAGGCCGAGGATCTTCATGCCGAGGAGCGCCCTAACTACGTTTCTCTTTCTCAACCCCTAACTTTAGATTGGGCGCATCATCGTTTGAGCGGATTGGTTGACCTGGATGCTCCTGCTGATACCTCTTTACCCGGCCAGTCACCGCTGGGAACAGCGAAAAAGTGGCGTTCGCGCCTGGTAAGCCAAAGCGGTAAACCCTGGCAGGGCAAAATTTCCGCCCATATTGACCGCCTGATTACCCGGCAGGAAAAGCGGATAGCCTTCTTGCAATCCCTCAAAGACTCGCGGCGTGACCCTCGTTAG
- a CDS encoding LOG family protein gives MRSPLRPRETSEQRLLRPQKNTDWLHEDTWRVLRIQSEFVEGFAALAELGPAISVFGSARTPLGSPEYALGEETGKLLAQSGWSVITGGGPGQMEATCKGCTEAGGISVGLGIELPHEQMFNDWVSLGIYFRYFFARKTMFVKYAQGFVVLPGGFGTLDELFEAVTLAETGKIKSFPVVLVGRSYWSGLISWLKDQLLGAGMITEEELAAVQLVDTPAQALEIIGKAPANS, from the coding sequence ATGCGCAGTCCCTTGCGACCCAGGGAGACTTCCGAGCAACGCTTGCTCCGTCCGCAAAAAAATACTGATTGGCTACATGAAGACACTTGGCGGGTACTGCGGATTCAAAGTGAGTTCGTAGAAGGATTTGCCGCCCTCGCCGAATTAGGGCCGGCGATTTCGGTTTTCGGTTCCGCCCGCACTCCCCTGGGTAGCCCCGAGTATGCCCTGGGGGAAGAAACGGGGAAGTTACTGGCTCAGTCCGGCTGGTCGGTGATTACCGGCGGAGGCCCGGGACAAATGGAGGCAACTTGCAAAGGCTGCACCGAGGCCGGAGGGATTTCAGTAGGGCTAGGTATCGAGCTTCCCCATGAGCAAATGTTTAATGACTGGGTTTCGCTGGGGATCTATTTCCGATATTTTTTTGCCCGCAAAACCATGTTTGTTAAATACGCCCAGGGTTTCGTAGTCCTTCCGGGCGGATTCGGTACTTTGGATGAACTTTTTGAGGCGGTAACCTTGGCGGAAACCGGGAAAATTAAGTCTTTCCCTGTTGTCTTGGTAGGACGCAGCTACTGGAGTGGGCTGATCTCCTGGCTAAAGGATCAATTATTGGGCGCGGGAATGATTACAGAGGAAGAGTTAGCGGCGGTACAACTGGTTGATACCCCCGCCCAGGCTCTCGAAATTATTGGGAAAGCTCCCGCAAATTCTTAG
- a CDS encoding BMP family lipoprotein: MKFFRQTIALLIAALALAGCAGTNVAPSGYINAADFRTCLLTLGKGGVGSINASAITALKDGQKRLGVAARRSTLDSPAKIEKAIARDISANCSLIIGVGEAFVEPLMEQAKYHRSRHFALLLPPGTSAQATRENLAIVTYDLSQPAYVAGFIAAGTSASGQVAAIAGKKNQTNQTLLAAFAKGVERYNAEQGAKKSSAVKVNAKADGNGLYLGEKAPVSKVKGQVETLIKQGADVIFFAEGAQSPEGLAAISKVNQDRYQAAKAAAEASKSAEPEADNGSESTPESSEETTSSPATTDSLAENDAVGSITAIWYLTDGHQTQGSPAGKNPPILTSIVPDISQAMISLIEEARKDRFAANSTQILGTYQNGWVGLTPFYEYDSTVPNEVKKKSQIIEEEFRQGTLKL, translated from the coding sequence TTGAAGTTCTTTAGGCAGACCATAGCGCTGTTGATAGCGGCTCTGGCACTTGCGGGATGTGCAGGCACCAATGTGGCGCCCTCCGGATATATAAATGCTGCTGACTTTCGCACCTGTCTGCTGACCTTGGGAAAGGGCGGGGTAGGATCGATTAACGCCAGTGCTATTACCGCTTTAAAGGATGGTCAAAAACGTCTCGGGGTGGCGGCGCGGCGGAGTACCCTAGATTCCCCCGCAAAGATAGAAAAGGCTATTGCCCGTGATATTTCTGCCAATTGTTCTTTGATAATCGGGGTGGGGGAAGCATTTGTTGAACCCCTGATGGAACAGGCAAAATATCACCGCTCTCGTCATTTCGCCCTATTGTTGCCGCCGGGTACATCTGCCCAAGCCACCCGAGAGAACCTGGCCATAGTTACCTATGACCTGAGTCAACCGGCATACGTAGCCGGGTTTATCGCGGCTGGAACTTCTGCCAGTGGGCAGGTAGCCGCGATTGCGGGTAAGAAAAACCAGACTAATCAAACGCTGCTGGCTGCTTTTGCTAAAGGGGTGGAGCGCTATAACGCCGAGCAGGGGGCAAAAAAATCCTCGGCGGTGAAGGTGAATGCAAAGGCTGACGGTAACGGTTTGTATTTGGGGGAGAAAGCCCCGGTATCCAAGGTAAAAGGGCAAGTAGAAACCCTGATAAAGCAGGGCGCTGATGTAATTTTTTTTGCCGAGGGCGCGCAAAGTCCAGAGGGGTTAGCAGCGATTAGTAAGGTAAATCAAGACAGATACCAAGCGGCTAAAGCTGCTGCGGAAGCCAGTAAAAGCGCGGAGCCCGAGGCAGATAATGGCAGTGAGAGCACTCCGGAAAGTAGCGAAGAAACTACATCTTCTCCTGCAACTACTGACAGCCTGGCAGAAAATGACGCTGTCGGTTCGATTACCGCGATTTGGTATCTGACCGATGGGCACCAAACTCAAGGAAGCCCAGCGGGAAAGAATCCTCCCATCTTAACCTCGATTGTTCCCGATATTTCCCAGGCGATGATTTCATTGATTGAAGAAGCCCGTAAAGATCGCTTTGCCGCTAACTCCACCCAGATTTTGGGAACTTATCAGAATGGTTGGGTAGGGCTCACACCGTTTTACGAATATGACTCGACGGTTCCTAATGAGGTTAAGAAAAAGTCGCAAATAATAGAAGAAGAATTCCGGCAGGGAACTTTGAAACTGTAA
- a CDS encoding mannose-1-phosphate guanylyltransferase → MSLHVIIPAGGPGSRLWPLSRAAQPKFLLDLLGQGSSLLQATVDRLCPLTASLTVVTGASHGEAVASQNLPARLNPEVKSKYAMLLEPSRKNSLGAIAWAAARLQAKYGAVIAGSFAADHAIKDVSAFRQAVTAAVKAAEGGKIVTIGIAPSRPATAYGYICASDTILRAEGDQPPVLVAKSFKEKPSEPQARNYLETGGYFWNAGMFVFNTEILLSHLRELLPSYYETIQEMVRLTPGTAEFVTLWESLPSYPIDTAIAEPVAARGGVAVVAAADFGWSDVGDFDSLHAALTGDNPLNPVVRGTGESQVLASPGAFIDHQGEEKLVVVGIPNAVVIRRGDVTLVTTTESAQKIGDVAGEQGELA, encoded by the coding sequence ATGAGCCTGCACGTTATTATTCCCGCTGGCGGACCGGGAAGTCGCCTCTGGCCCCTGTCAAGGGCCGCGCAACCAAAGTTTCTACTTGACCTGTTGGGGCAAGGATCTAGCCTGCTGCAAGCCACCGTTGACCGGCTCTGCCCGCTGACAGCTTCATTAACAGTGGTAACTGGCGCCAGTCACGGCGAGGCGGTAGCCTCCCAAAACCTCCCCGCACGCTTAAACCCCGAGGTTAAAAGTAAATATGCGATGCTACTTGAGCCCAGCCGGAAAAACTCGCTGGGGGCGATTGCCTGGGCGGCAGCGCGACTGCAGGCAAAGTATGGGGCAGTGATTGCCGGGTCTTTTGCGGCTGATCATGCCATCAAAGATGTTTCCGCCTTCCGTCAGGCAGTAACTGCTGCAGTCAAAGCTGCTGAGGGCGGGAAAATTGTAACTATCGGAATCGCCCCTAGCCGCCCTGCTACTGCTTATGGCTATATTTGTGCCTCCGATACGATTTTGAGGGCGGAAGGCGACCAGCCGCCAGTCCTGGTAGCAAAAAGTTTTAAAGAAAAACCCTCCGAGCCGCAGGCCAGAAACTACCTGGAAACCGGCGGTTACTTTTGGAATGCGGGAATGTTTGTTTTTAACACGGAGATTCTCCTTTCTCACCTACGCGAATTGCTTCCCAGCTACTATGAAACTATCCAAGAGATGGTGAGACTTACCCCCGGGACGGCAGAGTTTGTCACGCTCTGGGAATCACTGCCTTCTTATCCCATCGATACTGCAATCGCTGAACCGGTAGCTGCCCGCGGCGGGGTAGCAGTGGTAGCTGCCGCCGATTTCGGGTGGTCAGATGTAGGAGATTTTGATTCCCTACACGCCGCGCTTACCGGAGATAATCCACTAAATCCGGTAGTACGCGGAACTGGGGAAAGTCAGGTTCTTGCTAGCCCGGGCGCATTTATAGACCATCAAGGGGAAGAAAAACTTGTAGTGGTGGGGATCCCTAATGCAGTAGTAATACGCCGCGGGGACGTAACTTTGGTGACCACCACAGAGAGCGCCCAAAAAATAGGGGATGTCGCTGGCGAACAAGGGGAACTAGCTTGA